The region TGCGACCGACAGCGAGACCCGCGTCAGGATTGTGCGGTTGAAGATCAGGGTGATGGCGCGGATCAGGAACAGGCTGAAGATGACGCCGCCCACCCACCAGATCGCGCCGGTATCGCCGCCGACGAAGACCCGGTCAAAGAGCGGCTTCAGCATCCAGGAGAGCACCGCGAGGGTCGAGCCCTCGATGGTCATCAGGATGAAGGCCAGCGTCATCGACGGCCAGTGCGGGCGCAGGTAGTCCTTCCACATCCGGGCGAACAGGCCGGGCGTTCTCTTGGGTCTCGTGCTCATGCCTGTGGGTCCGGGTCTTGCATTCCCCCTGTTAGCCCAGCAGGGCGCGGGGCGGCAAGGCGCGCCGCAGCCGAGGGGCGTTGACGATGGCCGATGCGCGGCTTAGCGATTGGCGCGGAACATAAAACAGGTCCCCCATGCGCCTTGCCACCGGACATCCCGTCATCGCCATTCCCGGCCCCTCGCCGACGCCCGACCGGGTGCTCAGGGCGATGCACCGCGCCTCGCCCGACATCTATGGCGAGGGGATGCAGGCCGCGATCGAAAGCGTGGTGGCGCGGCTGAAGCAGGTCGCCGGGACCAAGGCCCATCTCGCCTGCTATATCGGCAATGGCCATGCCGGGTGGGAGGCGGTGACCGCGAACCTGTTCAAGCGCGGCGACCGGGTGCTGGTGATCCAGTCCGGGCATTTTGGCCGTAGCTGGGCCGAGGTGATGGCGCGGCAGGGCGTGGCGGTCGAGGCGATGGATTTCGGCCTCGCCCCGCCCGATCCGGCACGGCTGGCCGAGCGGCTGGCGGCGGCTGATGCAGAGGGGATCGTCGCCGTCTGTGTCTGCCAGACCGACACGGCCAGCTCGGCGCGGGCGGATATTCAGGCGCTGAAAGCGGCGATGGGCGATCACCCGGCACTGCTGGTCGTGGACGCCATCGCCTCGCTGGGTTGCGCGCCGATGAAGATGGACGACTGGGGCGTCGATGTGCTGATCGCCGCGAGCCAGAAGGGCCTGATGTGCCCGCCGGGTCTGGCCTTCGCGTGGTTCTCGGACCGGGTGGCCGGGCGCGGTCCGACCGATCTGACCACGCCCTATTGGGACTGGCATCCCCGCGCCGCTGCCGAAGCCGCCTGGCAATACTGGGGCGGTACACCGCCGGTGCAGCTTGTCTACGCGTTGGACGAGGCGCTGCGGATGCTGCTGGAGGATGAGGGGCTGGAGGCGGCCTGGGCGCGGCATCAGCGTCTGGCCGAAGCTTGCTGGGCAGCTTTCGATGCCTGGGGCGCGGGCCATCCGGAGATCAGGCTGGTGGTTGCCGAACCCGCCCTCCGGGCGCAATCGGTGACGGCGGCGACGGTGCCGCAGGCCGATGCGCTCAGGGCATGGCTGAGCGACAATCTGGGCGTGACGCTTGGTGTGGGCCTCGGGGCCGAGGATCCGGCGACCGGGCTGCGCGTGGCCCATATGGGCTATTGCAACGCCGCCATGCTGCTCGGCACGCTGGCGGCGATGGAGGCGGGGATGATCGCTCTGGACATTCCGCATGGCACCGGCGCGGTCGAGGCGGCGGCGCGGGTGATCGCCGGGCTTGGCTAAACGCGGCGGAAATACCTAGACCGATGCCTGGCCGCGATCATCCAGCCATTGCCGCATCAGCGCCAGGTCCTGTTCCTGCGCGGCGATGACCTCGCGGGCGAGGGCAAGGATTTCAGGGTCGCGGCCCTGTTCCAGCACGGTCCGCGCCATGGCCAGCGTGTCCTGATGATGCGGGATCAGGCTGCGGACGAAATCAATATCGGCATTGCCGGTCGGGCCGGCCTCCTGCGCATAGGCGCCAAAGGCCAGCGCGAAGAGAATGGGGCTGAGGGCGGCGACGGCGGCGGTCTTGCGGGTCATGATTGGCCTCGTTCGTTGTGCTCGTGGCGCAACTGAGCCTGTGACGGCGCGGCAAGGCAAAACAAACCCCGCTCACCGGGGATCACATGGATGGCATCCGGGCCAGCGTGACGATGCTGTCGCCATAGCGGCGCTGGTCGATCTGGCCGAGCGGGGCGGGGATGACGGGGGCGCGCGATTCCTCCCACACGATCATTGCGCCGGGCGCGATCCAGCCGCCGCTGAGGGCCGAGGCAATGGCGCGCTCGCCCAGCCCCTGCCCATAGGGTGGATCGAGGAAAATCAGGTCATAGGCGGCACCACGGTTTTCGCCCAATGCGGTCGCATCGCGCCGCCAGAGGTCGGTGACGCCCATGGCGCGGGCCTTTTCGACATTGCTGCGGATCAGGGCCCGGGCCTTCACCCCGTCATCGACAAAGGCCACCCGTGTCGCACCGCGCGACAGCGCCTCGAGCCCCAGCGCGCCGGTGCCGGCGAAGAGGTCCAAGACCCGCGCGCCGGGGACCGGGTTGCCATGGGTGCCGTTGATCAGGAGGTTGAAGATCGCCTCGCGCACCCGGTCGGTGGTCGGGCGCAGATGGGCGGCGGCATCGCCATCGCCGACATCGGCAAGCTTCAGCCCGCGCAGGTTGCCGCCGACGATCCTCATTTCAGCAGGGCCTTGAGGTCGGTGGCGGCGGCAAGGGTGTCGGGCTCAACCGAGCGGCCGGCATCGATCAGCCGCTTGCCGACCATGTAGGCGCGGGCATCGTTCAGCGCGTCGACGGCGATCAACTGGCCCTCGCGGAAATACCAGGTGCTGCCGCCATGGTCGCCCTCGCCGGGGCGGCTGACCGTGCGGTCATAGCCGGCATTCAGCCCGGCGATCTGCAGCTTGGCGTCGAACTGGTCAGACCAGAACCACGGTTTCGCGGCATAGGGCGTTTGGGCGCCCAGCAGGTTGTCGGCCACCGCCTCGGCCATGTCGATGGCATTGCCGACGCTTTCCAGCCGGATGCGCTGGCCGTGCTGGGGGAAGCTGGCGCAATCGCCCGCCGCCCAGATGGCGGGATCGGAGGTCCGGCCGAAGGCGTCGGTGGCGATGCCGTTGTCGAGCGTCAGCCCGGCAGAGGCGGCCAGCGCGGTATCGGGATCGATGCCGATGCCCATGATGACCAGATCGGCCGGCAGGTGGCGGCCATCGGCCAGTTCGACGCCATCGGCGCGATCCTTTCCGGTGATCCGGGCGAGCGCTGTGGCTTCCAGGATCTCGGTGCCATGGGCGCGGTGCAGGGCGCGGATCATGTCGGCGGTCTCGGGTGCGGCGACCCGGCCAAGAATGCGCGGCGCAGCCTCAACTAGCGTCACCTCGAGACCCAGCTTGCGGGCGACCGCAGCGGCCTCGAGCCCGATATAGCCGCCACCGATGACGATCAGCTTGCGTCCGGCCTGCATCAAGGGCGCGATGGCGGCGATATCGGCGAGGTCGCGGATGGTGAAGGTGCCGGGCAGATGGCCGCCCATGGACGCCGGCAGGCGGCGCGGCGTTGCGCCAAGCGTCAGTGCCAGCGCGTCATAGCCGTGGCTGCCCTTGTCGGTGGTGACGATGCGGGCGGCGGGATCGATGGCTAGGGCACGCTCACCCAGATGCAGGTCGATGTTGTTCTCGGCCCACCAGTCGGCCCCGCGCAGCATCAGCCGGTCCAGCCCCATCTCGCCCAGGAGATAGGCCTTGGACAGCGGCGGGCGTTGATAGGGGGCGACCGGCTCGGCGCCGATCACGCTCAGTGGACCGTCATGGCCCTTGGCGCGCAGCCGCGCGGCCAGCGAGGCTGCCGCCTGACCGGCGCCGATGATGAGAATGCGCATGGAGGCCCCTGCTGGTCTGTGTTCGGCCTGCACCCTATATTCGCCGCGAATCTGTTGCAATTGATGGAGAGAGCGCATGACGATCAAGGTTGGTGACACGCTGCCCGAGGGCAATCTGATGCGGCTGAACGAGAGTGGCCGGCCCGAGCCGGTGGACATGGCCGAGCTGGCCTCGGGCCGCGTGGCGATCTTTGGTCTGCCCGGTGCCTATACCGGCACCTGCACCACCGCGCATATGCCCAGCTTCATCCGCACCGCCGACCAGTTCCGCGCCAAGGGCGTGGACCGGATCATCTGCCTGACCGTGAACGATGCCTTCGTGGCCACCGCCTGGGGCAAGGAAACCGGCGCCGAAGCCGCCGGGATCGAGGTTCTGGCCGATGCCGATGGCAGCGTCACCCGCGCCATGGGTCTGGATTTCGACGCCCCGCCGGCCGGCCTTTTCGGTCGCTGCAAGCGCTGCGCCATGCTGACCTCGGACGGGTCGGTCCAGGTGATCCAGATCGAGGACTCGCCCGGCGTCTGCACCGTCACGGCGGGCGAGGCGCTGCTGGAGCACGCGTGAGCCGCTTCTCGGATGACGAGACCCTGCGCTTTTATGCGCAGTCGTCCTCCGACTATGCGAACGAGGGGGCCGGCCGGATCTGGGCCGGCCTTTCCGATTTCATCGCCCTGCTGCCCGAGGGGGCCGAGGTACTGGAACTGGGTTGCGGTGCCGGGCGCGAAGCGGCGGCCTTGCTGGCCGCGGGGTTCCGGGTCGACGCGACCGATGGCTCGGCCGAGATGGTGGCCGAGGCGCGGGCGCGGACCGGGATGACTGTGCGCCAGATGCGCTTCGATGAACTGGCGGTCGTGGCGCGCTATGATGCCGTTCTGGCCAATGCCAGCCTGTTGCATGTCCCGTTTGCAGGCCTGCCCGAAATCCTCGTCCGGGTACGCCGGGCCCTGCGTCCGGGCGGTGTTCTGGTCGCAACCTTCAAGACCGGCGGCGCGGCAGGCCGGGATGCTGCCGGGCGCTATTTCAACCGACCCACGCGCGAGGCGCTGGAGACCGCCTTCCGCAGCGCCGGCTTTGACGATCTGTCCATCGATCAGAGGCATGGCGGCGGTTATCGCGGCGAGCCGACAGAGTGGTTGACGGTGGTCGCGCGGCCCTAGCTCGGGGATCCGCCCGCCTGGCGCTCAAGCCGGCGGCAGGTGTCGATGATCAACTGTCGCAGCCAGTGATGGGCGCGGTCATTGCGAAAGCGCGGATGCCAGCCAAGGCTGATGGCCGGCGGGTCTTGCGCGAAGGGAAGGGGAGATGAGACCAGCCCCGTGCCGTCGAAACGGAGGATGATCTCCGGCAGCACAGCGACAAAATCCGTCGCCCGAACCAGCGCCGGCGCGAGCACATAGCTGGAGATCGAGGCGCTGATCCGGCGCTTGCGGCCCATCGCAGTCAGGATCTGGTCGATCGGACCCTGAAAGCTGCCCTCGACCGGGGTGACATTCAGCTGCGACAGGTCGCAGAACTGATCAAGCGTGATGGCACCCGTCAGGCGCGGATGGCCCTGTCGCCAGATCACGCAATTGGGCGCAGTCAGCAGGCGGGTGGTCTGGAAGCCTTGCGGCATCCGCGTGGCCGCCGTGATAACCAGATCGAGCTTCCCGGTCTCGGCAGCCGTCACCATGTCGTCATGATCGAGCGAGCCTGTGGTGATGCGGATGCCCGGCGCCTCGGCGCAGATCGTGTTCAGCACCGAGGGAA is a window of Paracoccus zhejiangensis DNA encoding:
- a CDS encoding pyridoxal-phosphate-dependent aminotransferase family protein, which produces MRLATGHPVIAIPGPSPTPDRVLRAMHRASPDIYGEGMQAAIESVVARLKQVAGTKAHLACYIGNGHAGWEAVTANLFKRGDRVLVIQSGHFGRSWAEVMARQGVAVEAMDFGLAPPDPARLAERLAAADAEGIVAVCVCQTDTASSARADIQALKAAMGDHPALLVVDAIASLGCAPMKMDDWGVDVLIAASQKGLMCPPGLAFAWFSDRVAGRGPTDLTTPYWDWHPRAAAEAAWQYWGGTPPVQLVYALDEALRMLLEDEGLEAAWARHQRLAEACWAAFDAWGAGHPEIRLVVAEPALRAQSVTAATVPQADALRAWLSDNLGVTLGVGLGAEDPATGLRVAHMGYCNAAMLLGTLAAMEAGMIALDIPHGTGAVEAAARVIAGLG
- a CDS encoding DUF305 domain-containing protein: MTRKTAAVAALSPILFALAFGAYAQEAGPTGNADIDFVRSLIPHHQDTLAMARTVLEQGRDPEILALAREVIAAQEQDLALMRQWLDDRGQASV
- the rsmD gene encoding 16S rRNA (guanine(966)-N(2))-methyltransferase RsmD: MRIVGGNLRGLKLADVGDGDAAAHLRPTTDRVREAIFNLLINGTHGNPVPGARVLDLFAGTGALGLEALSRGATRVAFVDDGVKARALIRSNVEKARAMGVTDLWRRDATALGENRGAAYDLIFLDPPYGQGLGERAIASALSGGWIAPGAMIVWEESRAPVIPAPLGQIDQRRYGDSIVTLARMPSM
- a CDS encoding NAD(P)/FAD-dependent oxidoreductase, translated to MRILIIGAGQAAASLAARLRAKGHDGPLSVIGAEPVAPYQRPPLSKAYLLGEMGLDRLMLRGADWWAENNIDLHLGERALAIDPAARIVTTDKGSHGYDALALTLGATPRRLPASMGGHLPGTFTIRDLADIAAIAPLMQAGRKLIVIGGGYIGLEAAAVARKLGLEVTLVEAAPRILGRVAAPETADMIRALHRAHGTEILEATALARITGKDRADGVELADGRHLPADLVIMGIGIDPDTALAASAGLTLDNGIATDAFGRTSDPAIWAAGDCASFPQHGQRIRLESVGNAIDMAEAVADNLLGAQTPYAAKPWFWSDQFDAKLQIAGLNAGYDRTVSRPGEGDHGGSTWYFREGQLIAVDALNDARAYMVGKRLIDAGRSVEPDTLAAATDLKALLK
- a CDS encoding peroxiredoxin is translated as MTIKVGDTLPEGNLMRLNESGRPEPVDMAELASGRVAIFGLPGAYTGTCTTAHMPSFIRTADQFRAKGVDRIICLTVNDAFVATAWGKETGAEAAGIEVLADADGSVTRAMGLDFDAPPAGLFGRCKRCAMLTSDGSVQVIQIEDSPGVCTVTAGEALLEHA
- a CDS encoding class I SAM-dependent methyltransferase — protein: MSRFSDDETLRFYAQSSSDYANEGAGRIWAGLSDFIALLPEGAEVLELGCGAGREAAALLAAGFRVDATDGSAEMVAEARARTGMTVRQMRFDELAVVARYDAVLANASLLHVPFAGLPEILVRVRRALRPGGVLVATFKTGGAAGRDAAGRYFNRPTREALETAFRSAGFDDLSIDQRHGGGYRGEPTEWLTVVARP
- a CDS encoding LysR family transcriptional regulator — encoded protein: MDLRRSDLGLLVSLDALLTERSVTAAARRLGISQPALSAQLARLRDLMGDEILVGNAHGMVATPRAQALQAPLHALLADMSDLIFAETDFDPATGNRHFHIAATDVSLAVILPSVLNTICAEAPGIRITTGSLDHDDMVTAAETGKLDLVITAATRMPQGFQTTRLLTAPNCVIWRQGHPRLTGAITLDQFCDLSQLNVTPVEGSFQGPIDQILTAMGRKRRISASISSYVLAPALVRATDFVAVLPEIILRFDGTGLVSSPLPFAQDPPAISLGWHPRFRNDRAHHWLRQLIIDTCRRLERQAGGSPS